In Deinococcus puniceus, one genomic interval encodes:
- a CDS encoding transposase, translating to MFLDLLLDGSGRPLPERATVKSPAAISRFLNHAAWNTRQFCRVMRQHALQLLQHEWRLRPHQRPRLDLLVDLTSLEKSGKFADLDDWMHTFNSVHGVHLVVLYLCCGQLRLPWAVQVWRGKGTPSPAQLALKLLRTVPPALLSGKRRPRLHADGGFESIEFIQGVLAHGLDIVVGVRCTRKLEDGRQVRDLMVRGDLVKPTGLDQIMCVSWVWLHRNQEPEQRFVMSNLNLGGVYLARVGKGRWRIEAFFKTIKGRFGLERFAQHSKQGVFRWWCLSTLAFFLCHFQDLDSPVRTPQVWPDWGDLARTLRFSFVPEVRRQALLLELAALDAFQHAQNCVKT from the coding sequence GTGTTCCTCGATCTATTGCTGGATGGTTCTGGCCGGCCTTTGCCAGAACGGGCCACCGTGAAATCACCGGCAGCGATCAGCCGGTTTCTGAATCACGCCGCGTGGAACACCCGGCAGTTCTGCCGGGTCATGCGCCAGCATGCCCTGCAACTGTTACAGCATGAATGGCGACTTCGGCCTCATCAGCGACCTCGCCTCGACCTGCTGGTCGATTTGACCAGCTTGGAGAAAAGTGGCAAGTTCGCTGACCTTGACGACTGGATGCACACCTTCAACAGTGTTCATGGCGTCCATCTGGTGGTGCTGTATCTGTGTTGTGGTCAACTCCGGTTGCCTTGGGCCGTTCAGGTGTGGCGGGGCAAAGGAACGCCCTCACCTGCACAACTGGCCCTGAAGTTGCTCCGTACCGTTCCCCCTGCGCTGCTGTCAGGCAAGCGGCGTCCCCGTCTGCATGCAGATGGGGGGTTTGAGAGCATCGAATTCATTCAAGGTGTGCTCGCTCACGGCCTCGACATCGTGGTGGGTGTCCGGTGTACACGCAAGCTCGAGGATGGCCGTCAGGTGCGCGATCTCATGGTCAGAGGCGATTTGGTCAAGCCCACAGGGCTTGACCAAATCATGTGTGTCTCCTGGGTCTGGCTGCACCGCAACCAAGAGCCGGAACAACGCTTTGTGATGTCCAACCTCAATCTCGGCGGCGTGTATCTGGCACGGGTCGGGAAAGGGCGCTGGCGGATCGAAGCCTTCTTCAAAACCATCAAGGGGCGCTTTGGACTCGAACGCTTTGCTCAACACAGCAAACAGGGCGTATTTCGCTGGTGGTGCCTCTCCACGTTGGCCTTTTTCCTCTGTCATTTCCAAGATCTGGATAGCCCCGTGAGGACACCACAGGTCTGGCCAGATTGGGGAGACTTGGCGAGAACCCTACGGTTCTCGTTCGTTCCAGAGGTGCGTCGCCAGGCACTTTTACTCGAGTTAGCTGCCCTCGACGCCTTCCAGCACGCACAAAACTGCGTGAAAACTTAA
- the cobA gene encoding uroporphyrinogen-III C-methyltransferase has protein sequence MTASAPVASARAFVSLIGAGPGDPGLLTIRGMTALQEADVVLFDYLANPELLNYAPHAHTIYVGKKGFSEYISQEQINALIVEQALANGGQRVARLKGGDVFVFGRGGEEAEACARAGVPFEIVPGISSSIAAPAYAGIPVTHREVARSFAVLTGNTQEGGAHYATLSGADTLVLLMGVRNLDQIAGDLIAAGRPPETPAATVQWGTTSRQRVAVGTLATIAAEVKAAGLEAPAVTVVGEVVRLRDSLNWFTPPVETEHSERPLAGRQVVVTRTREGASALSGVLRARGASVLEVPLIRFADTADAAGLHAQLRDLSGVSWLLLTSNQAVSALFEHLEQLGLDGRHLAGVRVAAVGPSTARALAVRGIRADFVPSTPGARHLGAELLTKAGDTALHLTSQLAEADLQHALEARGLTYTRAELYRTEPAPLTPRAQQALLRADVVTLASGSAARFLAEVAGTGFRVAAMGPQTADAARAAGFMHVTVAHAATLEALADAAARAILTEL, from the coding sequence ATGACTGCTTCCGCTCCCGTTGCCTCTGCCCGCGCCTTCGTGTCCCTGATCGGGGCCGGGCCGGGCGATCCGGGGCTGCTGACCATTCGGGGCATGACGGCGCTTCAGGAAGCCGACGTGGTGCTGTTCGACTACCTCGCCAACCCGGAATTGCTGAACTACGCGCCGCACGCCCACACCATCTACGTGGGCAAAAAGGGCTTTTCGGAGTACATCAGTCAGGAGCAGATCAATGCGCTGATTGTGGAGCAGGCACTCGCCAACGGCGGGCAACGGGTGGCGCGGCTGAAGGGCGGAGACGTGTTCGTGTTCGGGCGCGGCGGCGAGGAAGCCGAAGCTTGTGCGCGGGCGGGCGTGCCCTTCGAGATCGTGCCGGGCATCAGCAGCTCTATCGCGGCCCCGGCCTACGCGGGCATTCCGGTCACTCACCGCGAGGTGGCCCGCAGTTTTGCCGTGCTGACGGGTAATACGCAGGAAGGTGGGGCGCACTACGCGACCTTATCGGGTGCAGATACGCTGGTGCTGCTGATGGGCGTGCGGAATCTGGATCAGATTGCTGGCGACCTGATCGCCGCAGGCAGACCCCCCGAAACGCCCGCCGCCACCGTGCAGTGGGGCACCACGTCCCGGCAGCGGGTGGCGGTGGGCACGCTGGCGACCATTGCCGCCGAAGTGAAGGCTGCCGGACTGGAAGCGCCCGCCGTGACGGTAGTGGGCGAAGTGGTGCGCCTGCGCGACAGTCTGAACTGGTTCACGCCGCCCGTCGAAACTGAACATTCAGAGCGTCCACTGGCCGGGCGGCAAGTGGTGGTCACGCGCACGCGGGAAGGGGCCAGCGCCCTCAGCGGCGTATTGCGGGCACGCGGGGCCAGCGTGCTGGAAGTGCCCCTGATCCGCTTTGCCGACACCGCCGATGCTGCGGGCCTGCATGCCCAATTGCGCGATCTGTCGGGCGTGTCGTGGCTGCTGCTCACCAGCAATCAGGCGGTGTCGGCCCTGTTCGAGCACCTAGAGCAGTTGGGGCTGGACGGGCGGCACTTGGCAGGCGTGCGCGTGGCGGCAGTCGGCCCCAGCACGGCGCGGGCGTTGGCGGTGCGGGGCATTCGGGCCGATTTCGTGCCGAGTACGCCGGGAGCGCGGCACTTGGGCGCAGAGCTTCTCACCAAAGCGGGAGACACCGCCCTGCACCTGACCTCGCAACTGGCCGAAGCCGACTTGCAGCATGCCCTAGAAGCACGTGGTCTGACCTATACGCGGGCCGAGCTGTACCGTACCGAACCCGCCCCGCTGACGCCCAGAGCGCAGCAAGCCCTGCTGCGGGCCGATGTGGTCACGTTGGCGTCGGGCAGTGCGGCGCGGTTTTTGGCAGAGGTGGCAGGTACGGGCTTTAGGGTGGCAGCGATGGGGCCGCAAACCGCCGACGCTGCCCGCGCTGCCGGATTCATGCACGTCACGGTGGCGCACGCGGCCACACTGGAAGCCTTGGCTGACGCCGCAGCGCGGGCCATCCTGACTGAACTCTGA
- a CDS encoding HD domain-containing phosphohydrolase — MTFNASGRSVAPEESYELPPSAAAADSAAEHAALSALLELNAALLVARTPTQVEEALTLGVVELMAARYAYFLRFDPQADTLTISTVSREQFTDPGAKALGWVLRRGEGLSWQAIEQAERLAVETTAAGGRTACLGRAVLHLPAHDLPAHAVRVGNAPDQDVMFAPLLTQDRQVLGVLTLGRISPGFTAQDRVLLAAFANAGTLALERAHEERRAAESREGAMLALGMALEARDFETQGHTERTVALAERLGAALNLSADDQDALRQGAYLHDLGKLSVPDGVLLKPGPLSPEERALICTHTVLGEALARRLPTLPAGALAIVRSHHERWDGGGYPDRLHGTQIPLLARIFAVVDVYDALTHDRPYRPAFSLIQAKAMLEDGAGTHFDPEVLRAFLGLLDGA, encoded by the coding sequence ATGACCTTCAATGCTTCAGGGCGGTCTGTGGCCCCTGAAGAGTCGTATGAACTGCCGCCTTCTGCCGCCGCCGCCGACTCTGCTGCCGAACATGCCGCCCTGAGTGCGCTGCTGGAGCTGAATGCCGCGCTGCTGGTGGCCCGCACGCCGACGCAAGTGGAAGAAGCCCTGACGCTGGGCGTGGTGGAACTGATGGCTGCCCGCTACGCCTACTTTCTGCGCTTCGATCCTCAGGCCGATACGCTGACCATTTCTACGGTGTCCAGAGAGCAATTTACCGATCCGGGGGCGAAGGCGTTGGGCTGGGTGCTGCGGCGCGGCGAGGGGCTGTCGTGGCAGGCCATAGAACAGGCCGAGCGGTTGGCAGTGGAAACCACAGCGGCAGGAGGAAGAACGGCGTGCTTGGGCCGAGCTGTCCTTCATCTTCCCGCCCACGATTTGCCCGCTCACGCCGTGCGGGTGGGTAACGCCCCCGATCAGGACGTGATGTTCGCGCCGCTGTTGACCCAAGACCGCCAAGTGCTGGGCGTGCTGACGCTGGGCCGAATCTCGCCGGGTTTTACGGCCCAAGACCGCGTACTGCTGGCTGCTTTTGCCAATGCCGGAACGCTGGCCCTAGAGCGTGCGCACGAGGAACGCCGCGCCGCCGAATCCCGCGAGGGCGCGATGCTGGCGCTGGGCATGGCGTTGGAAGCCCGCGACTTTGAGACGCAGGGCCACACGGAGCGCACGGTGGCGCTGGCTGAACGCCTTGGGGCGGCCCTGAACCTGAGCGCCGACGATCAGGACGCCCTGCGTCAGGGTGCGTATCTGCACGACTTGGGCAAACTGAGCGTGCCCGACGGCGTGCTGCTGAAACCCGGCCCCCTGTCGCCCGAAGAACGCGCCCTGATTTGTACCCACACCGTGTTGGGCGAAGCGCTGGCCCGCCGCCTGCCCACTCTGCCCGCCGGAGCGCTGGCAATTGTGCGCTCTCACCACGAACGCTGGGACGGCGGCGGCTACCCAGACCGTTTGCACGGCACGCAAATTCCACTGCTGGCCCGAATCTTTGCCGTAGTAGACGTGTACGACGCCCTGACCCATGACCGTCCCTACCGCCCCGCTTTTTCTCTGATTCAGGCCAAAGCCATGTTGGAAGACGGGGCTGGCACGCATTTTGACCCGGAAGTGCTGCGGGCATTTTTGGGTTTACTGGACGGCGCTTGA
- a CDS encoding tetratricopeptide repeat protein: MTLTRTTLILTALLLGGTQAQTATPTATPTVTTATTPQTAAQAAAEAGDLAAKARATYPKGSASIDQDLWKRAAAAAERAVAAAPSNPDYLRLRAQIYTEVGFWRQAELGWEAYFRAVPNGAAAAETASAASVQYNLGYSAYTRNQPSQAAAFFANCLKLDPASVPCTTWAARTALEAGNYAQAQTLYDRALVLQPADKTLSYFRALAQSAGRYGPAATRAFSRAYGELDAGRKAQALAGFQQAAADAPNFAEAWREAGKLALELGDAPAALAAYTGAAALPTATAADRYNLSVAQEGASVGLRAVQAFRAAYTRYTAGDKTAAETGFLEATTLSPKYAKAWAWLGRTRYETRNFGGAAQAYAQAVQLDPNDKSSAYFLRLAQQGK, translated from the coding sequence ATGACCCTTACCCGAACCACCCTGATCCTGACAGCCCTGCTGCTCGGCGGCACGCAAGCCCAAACCGCCACTCCTACTGCGACGCCCACCGTAACGACAGCCACCACGCCCCAGACGGCGGCACAGGCAGCAGCCGAAGCGGGCGATTTGGCGGCCAAAGCACGCGCCACTTATCCGAAGGGCAGCGCCAGCATCGACCAAGACCTCTGGAAACGGGCCGCCGCTGCCGCAGAACGCGCCGTCGCAGCCGCGCCCAGCAATCCGGATTACCTGCGTCTGCGTGCCCAAATCTATACCGAAGTGGGCTTCTGGCGGCAGGCCGAACTGGGTTGGGAAGCGTACTTCCGCGCCGTACCAAACGGGGCAGCAGCGGCAGAAACGGCCAGCGCGGCCAGCGTGCAGTACAACCTCGGCTACTCGGCCTACACGCGCAATCAGCCCAGTCAGGCGGCGGCATTTTTCGCCAATTGCCTGAAACTAGACCCGGCCAGCGTGCCCTGTACCACCTGGGCCGCACGCACGGCGCTGGAAGCGGGGAATTATGCACAGGCCCAGACCCTCTATGACCGGGCCTTGGTGCTGCAACCCGCCGACAAAACGCTGAGCTACTTCCGGGCGCTGGCGCAGAGTGCCGGACGCTACGGCCCCGCCGCCACCCGCGCTTTTAGCCGTGCTTATGGCGAGCTGGATGCGGGCCGCAAAGCCCAAGCCTTGGCCGGATTCCAGCAGGCCGCCGCTGACGCCCCCAATTTTGCCGAAGCGTGGCGCGAGGCGGGCAAACTGGCCCTTGAGCTGGGAGACGCACCGGCGGCGTTGGCGGCCTACACGGGCGCGGCGGCCCTCCCCACCGCCACTGCCGCAGACCGCTACAACCTCTCGGTGGCGCAGGAAGGCGCGAGTGTGGGCCTGCGGGCAGTGCAGGCCTTCCGCGCTGCATATACCCGCTACACGGCAGGCGATAAAACGGCGGCTGAGACGGGCTTTTTGGAAGCTACCACCCTCAGCCCCAAGTATGCCAAAGCATGGGCATGGTTAGGCCGTACCCGCTACGAAACCCGCAACTTTGGCGGCGCGGCGCAGGCCTATGCACAGGCGGTGCAGCTTGACCCCAACGACAAGAGCAGCGCGTACTTTTTGCGGCTGGCACAACAAGGCAAGTAA
- the ispD gene encoding 2-C-methyl-D-erythritol 4-phosphate cytidylyltransferase — protein MEGVTGQEVAEQNSKPKIAALIPAAGSGTRLGRGPKAFVEVGGLSLLARSVVCLSPYVDEVLVALPAGMQLPNGMQARAIAGGDTRQASVLALLQATDADVVLIHDAARPFLPTRVIREVADAAWAVGAATAALPVADTLVQAKENTDWGTLTPREGLWAVQTPQGFRRTALLAAHESAQQEGHAATDDAGLIARLGQRVALIPGDARLFKVTTPGDLALAEAVAAVWDGEART, from the coding sequence GTGGAAGGAGTGACTGGGCAAGAAGTAGCCGAACAAAACTCCAAGCCCAAAATAGCTGCCCTGATTCCGGCGGCGGGGTCTGGAACACGGCTGGGACGGGGGCCAAAGGCTTTTGTAGAAGTGGGCGGTCTGAGTTTGCTGGCCCGCAGCGTGGTCTGCCTCAGCCCGTACGTGGATGAAGTGCTGGTGGCCCTGCCCGCTGGAATGCAGCTTCCAAACGGTATGCAGGCGAGGGCCATAGCGGGCGGCGACACCCGCCAAGCCAGCGTATTGGCCCTACTACAGGCCACCGACGCCGATGTGGTACTGATCCACGATGCCGCCCGCCCCTTCTTGCCCACCCGCGTGATCCGTGAAGTGGCCGATGCCGCGTGGGCCGTGGGAGCCGCCACCGCCGCGCTGCCTGTAGCCGATACCTTGGTGCAGGCCAAGGAGAACACCGATTGGGGAACCTTAACCCCCCGCGAAGGTCTCTGGGCCGTGCAAACGCCGCAAGGCTTTCGCCGCACCGCGCTGCTGGCCGCCCACGAATCGGCGCAACAAGAGGGGCACGCCGCCACCGACGACGCCGGACTCATTGCCCGTTTGGGGCAACGTGTGGCCTTGATTCCCGGTGACGCCCGCCTGTTTAAAGTGACGACACCGGGAGATTTGGCACTGGCGGAAGCGGTGGCGGCGGTGTGGGACGGCGAGGCGCGAACGTAG
- a CDS encoding UbiX family flavin prenyltransferase, with product MRLVVGVSGGSGIPYAVGVLRALHELGVETHLVVSSGAKRVMSAEGGPQLPDLTALATHVHEDRDLAASVASGSYRTDGMLIVPCSAGTLAKVAHGFADNLVSRAAHVTLKERRPLVMVVREDPLPRPMLQNLLAVHDAGATVMTASPGFYHAPESVEELLHFVTARVLDQFRLDVPGFKRWKE from the coding sequence ATGCGCTTGGTGGTAGGAGTCAGTGGTGGCAGCGGCATTCCGTATGCGGTGGGCGTGTTGCGTGCCCTGCATGAACTGGGCGTAGAAACCCATCTGGTGGTGTCCAGCGGCGCAAAACGGGTCATGAGTGCCGAAGGCGGGCCGCAGTTGCCTGACCTGACGGCGCTGGCGACCCACGTGCATGAAGACCGCGATCTGGCGGCCAGCGTCGCCAGTGGCAGCTACCGCACCGATGGAATGCTGATCGTGCCGTGCAGCGCGGGCACTCTTGCCAAAGTCGCGCACGGTTTTGCCGACAATCTGGTGTCGCGGGCCGCCCACGTGACCCTCAAGGAGCGCCGCCCGCTGGTGATGGTGGTGCGAGAAGACCCCTTGCCACGCCCTATGCTGCAAAACCTCTTGGCCGTTCACGACGCCGGAGCCACCGTGATGACTGCCAGCCCCGGTTTCTATCACGCGCCGGAAAGTGTAGAGGAGTTGCTGCACTTTGTAACGGCCCGTGTGCTGGATCAGTTCCGGCTGGATGTGCCGGGATTCAAGCGGTGGAAGGAGTGA
- a CDS encoding cytochrome P450, with the protein MTATPDSAENGAEQLIGAYWQGAHLQDPLFLERMRAVNPVLLSPTHGLAVLTGHAEITAALRHPDVRTIKFEGGEGFSHTASYAVMSPMMLFHDGGSHTRLRSLAQRAFTPRVLEESREFIAALTDDLLTEAAASTDPEGIDIVQAVAYPLPVTVIVRMLGLTGTDAERFRAWSESVADLLGGVNLPPERWAQIEADAQQMREYFRTLADDLRAEPQPGLLSALAAAETEGEGGGRLSSAELLANAVLLLVAGHETTSNLIAGSFHALAEYPEQRAWLAADPVGRAANATEELLRFLSPVRGSGRFTSAPLTLGDVTLPAGTHLSLSYASGNRDPRLYAEPHALDLSRANARTHLAFAGGPHYCLGATLARLESTTFLTRLMTRFPQFVVPQQAISHRPNFALQGLERLRVVL; encoded by the coding sequence ATGACTGCAACTCCTGACAGTGCAGAAAACGGTGCAGAGCAACTGATCGGCGCGTATTGGCAGGGCGCACACTTGCAAGACCCCCTGTTTTTAGAACGAATGCGGGCCGTCAATCCGGTGCTTTTATCGCCCACACACGGGCTGGCCGTCCTGACCGGACACGCCGAAATCACGGCGGCGCTGCGTCATCCCGACGTTCGCACCATCAAGTTTGAAGGCGGCGAGGGCTTCAGCCACACCGCCAGTTACGCGGTCATGAGTCCCATGATGCTGTTCCATGACGGCGGTAGTCATACGCGCCTGCGTTCGCTGGCCCAGCGGGCCTTTACCCCGCGTGTGCTGGAGGAAAGCCGAGAGTTTATTGCCGCCCTCACCGACGATCTACTGACCGAGGCTGCCGCCAGCACTGATCCAGAGGGAATAGACATCGTGCAGGCCGTCGCTTACCCCTTGCCTGTCACGGTCATCGTGAGGATGCTGGGCCTCACCGGAACAGACGCCGAACGCTTCCGGGCGTGGTCAGAAAGCGTGGCGGACTTGCTGGGCGGCGTGAATCTGCCCCCCGAACGCTGGGCACAAATTGAAGCCGATGCTCAGCAGATGCGCGAGTATTTCCGGACGCTGGCCGACGACCTGCGGGCCGAGCCACAACCGGGCCTGCTGAGTGCGCTGGCCGCCGCCGAAACCGAGGGGGAAGGCGGGGGCCGCCTGAGCAGCGCCGAACTGCTGGCAAACGCCGTGCTGCTCTTGGTGGCAGGCCACGAAACCACCAGCAACCTGATCGCCGGAAGCTTTCACGCCTTGGCCGAATATCCGGAGCAGCGGGCGTGGTTGGCCGCCGATCCTGTGGGCCGCGCCGCCAACGCCACCGAGGAACTGTTGCGCTTCCTGTCGCCTGTGCGGGGTAGTGGCCGCTTCACCTCCGCGCCCCTCACGCTGGGCGACGTGACCCTGCCTGCCGGAACGCATCTGAGCCTCAGCTACGCCAGTGGCAACCGAGACCCCCGCCTATATGCCGAGCCACACGCGCTAGACCTGAGTCGGGCCAATGCCCGCACGCACCTGGCCTTCGCGGGCGGCCCGCATTATTGCCTCGGCGCAACGCTGGCGCGGCTGGAATCCACCACCTTCCTGACCCGCCTGATGACCCGTTTTCCTCAATTTGTGGTGCCGCAGCAGGCCATTTCCCACCGTCCTAACTTTGCGCTGCAAGGGCTGGAGCGGTTGCGGGTGGTCTTGTAG
- a CDS encoding metallophosphoesterase yields the protein MQKFIAIGDVHADWDGLWGALRAASCVDMEGLPTPPVRMGLYQVILIGDLVHPKNLREYARLTGLLDFDPRNHDHLFLAAREQVKQLERLKTYQEAAPHAVHIILGNHDDAVLNTSYVLGTTGGMVHVEFDPAHGGIHLPHHLSTWIQGFPREVRIAGVQFAHVSPMPAHTYYDDLFYADHSTKRWFRESPEYVKMAGLAFGVYGHTQLEKGIYIHAEGGKRPDFAMIDALQSREYLELMLDTNARTPVQSVRAVPF from the coding sequence GTGCAGAAGTTTATTGCCATAGGAGACGTTCACGCCGACTGGGACGGCCTGTGGGGGGCACTCCGGGCAGCGAGTTGTGTGGATATGGAAGGACTGCCGACGCCGCCCGTGCGGATGGGCCTCTATCAGGTCATCCTGATAGGCGACCTTGTGCATCCCAAAAATCTGCGTGAATATGCCCGCCTCACTGGGCTGCTGGATTTTGATCCTCGCAACCACGACCATCTGTTTCTGGCCGCACGGGAACAGGTCAAGCAGTTGGAGCGCCTGAAAACCTATCAGGAGGCCGCGCCACACGCGGTGCATATCATTCTGGGCAACCATGACGACGCTGTGCTGAATACCTCGTATGTGCTGGGCACGACAGGCGGCATGGTGCATGTGGAATTCGACCCGGCACACGGGGGCATCCATCTACCGCACCACCTCAGCACGTGGATACAGGGCTTCCCGCGTGAGGTACGCATCGCTGGGGTGCAGTTCGCGCACGTCAGTCCTATGCCCGCCCATACCTACTACGACGACCTCTTTTATGCCGACCACTCCACCAAACGCTGGTTCCGCGAGTCGCCGGAATACGTGAAGATGGCGGGCTTGGCTTTCGGCGTATACGGTCACACACAGCTGGAAAAAGGCATTTATATCCACGCAGAGGGAGGCAAACGCCCCGACTTTGCCATGATCGACGCCCTGCAAAGCCGCGAATACCTAGAACTGATGCTGGACACGAACGCCCGCACGCCGGTTCAGAGTGTCCGGGCCGTGCCGTTTTAG
- a CDS encoding alpha/beta fold hydrolase yields MTWSDDAFEERLNGADLYFEVTGPEDADAPAIIYLHGGPGYNSYSFRALFGERLEHRRVIYLDQRGSGRSGPLEDTEQGDTALDLDTLVADVEALRDHLDLGKVIPLGHGFGALVALEYARRHPQTTARVVVVNPWVHFPELALTLLAEASARRKVALQDPAADLRANTPEGEYPAVGNARVEAAFELLNGRDLLNAMQFKDAPSRMHLEFADAGGQLAGGGEVQEALVYQGMWEFEYTPFLQEVRRPISVIAGAHDRTSYPEQVGWLADLADADVTVLDAGHYPWIDDEEAFAEALEEALTR; encoded by the coding sequence ATGACGTGGTCTGACGATGCCTTTGAAGAGCGCCTGAACGGTGCAGATTTGTATTTTGAGGTGACCGGGCCAGAAGATGCCGACGCTCCAGCCATCATCTATTTGCACGGCGGCCCCGGCTACAACAGTTATTCCTTTCGGGCGCTGTTTGGAGAACGGCTGGAACACCGCCGCGTGATTTATCTGGATCAGCGCGGCTCGGGCCGCAGCGGGCCACTGGAAGACACCGAGCAGGGCGACACCGCACTCGATTTGGATACGTTGGTGGCCGATGTGGAAGCCCTGCGCGATCATCTGGATTTGGGCAAGGTTATCCCGCTGGGGCACGGGTTTGGGGCACTCGTGGCGCTGGAGTATGCGCGGCGGCATCCTCAAACGACGGCGCGGGTGGTGGTGGTCAATCCGTGGGTACATTTTCCCGAATTGGCCCTGACCCTGCTGGCCGAGGCGAGCGCCCGCCGCAAAGTGGCCCTTCAAGACCCCGCCGCCGACCTGCGGGCCAACACCCCGGAAGGCGAATATCCGGCGGTAGGCAACGCCCGCGTAGAAGCCGCCTTCGAACTGCTGAACGGGCGCGACCTGCTGAATGCCATGCAGTTTAAAGACGCGCCCAGCCGCATGCACCTCGAATTTGCCGATGCCGGGGGCCAGTTGGCAGGCGGCGGCGAGGTGCAGGAAGCCTTGGTGTATCAGGGCATGTGGGAGTTTGAGTACACGCCCTTTTTGCAGGAAGTTCGCCGCCCCATCTCCGTGATCGCGGGCGCACATGACCGCACGAGCTACCCGGAGCAAGTCGGCTGGCTGGCCGACCTCGCCGACGCAGATGTAACCGTGCTGGACGCCGGACATTACCCGTGGATAGATGACGAAGAAGCCTTTGCCGAGGCGTTGGAGGAGGCATTGACGCGCTAG
- a CDS encoding APC family permease has translation MTQSLWQQLTRTKTADAEAEGAHGGSGELGRSLNLFALVMLGVGATIGTGIFFAMAEAVPKAGPAVVWSFVLAGVAAALTALCYAELASSIPASGSAYSYTYVSMGELVAYIVGACLLLEYALAASATSIGWSEYLNNFLTNSVGWSIPEALRSPMIVRGEAGMEIHAGHINLPPIILVAMCCFLLLRGARESAAINAVMVLIKVGILLFFAVVAFTAFNPSNFVPFNPFGLSGTDDAGNKIGIVAAAGTIFFSFIGLDTVATAGAEVKNPKRNVPLGIMLALLIVVTAYILICVAAMGAQPAAAFKDQEAGLAVILQNVMQAKWPAVLLSAGAVISVFSVTLVTIYGQTRILFAIGRDGLIPKAFQSVSPRTLAPVVNTVFVCVIVGLIGGFVDSGYLWDMVSMGTLVAFSLVSVGVIVMRYKAPNLERGFKLPFGPWVIPGLSVAVCLFIVKDLPTETYRVFFIWMAVALTGYFAYGIRHSRLAQGKKRP, from the coding sequence ATGACCCAAAGTTTATGGCAGCAGTTGACGCGCACCAAGACCGCAGATGCGGAGGCGGAAGGCGCACACGGTGGGAGCGGCGAACTGGGCCGCTCCCTGAATCTTTTTGCACTGGTGATGCTGGGGGTCGGGGCCACCATCGGCACCGGAATCTTTTTTGCGATGGCCGAAGCCGTACCCAAAGCTGGCCCCGCCGTGGTGTGGTCGTTCGTATTGGCGGGGGTGGCGGCGGCCCTGACCGCGCTGTGCTACGCCGAGCTTGCGTCTAGTATTCCGGCGTCTGGGTCTGCTTATTCCTACACCTATGTTTCTATGGGCGAGCTGGTGGCCTACATCGTAGGGGCGTGCTTGCTGCTGGAATATGCGCTTGCGGCCAGTGCTACGTCTATCGGTTGGTCGGAGTACCTCAACAACTTCCTCACCAACTCGGTAGGCTGGAGTATCCCCGAAGCTTTGCGCTCGCCCATGATCGTGCGCGGCGAGGCAGGCATGGAGATTCACGCTGGGCACATCAACTTGCCGCCGATCATTTTGGTGGCTATGTGCTGCTTTTTGCTCTTGCGCGGCGCGCGCGAATCGGCGGCCATCAACGCCGTCATGGTGCTCATCAAGGTCGGCATTTTGCTGTTCTTCGCGGTGGTGGCGTTCACGGCCTTCAACCCCAGCAACTTCGTGCCCTTCAATCCATTCGGCCTCAGCGGTACGGACGATGCAGGAAACAAAATCGGAATCGTGGCTGCAGCAGGCACCATCTTCTTCTCGTTTATCGGCCTAGACACGGTGGCGACGGCGGGCGCAGAGGTCAAAAACCCCAAGCGCAACGTGCCGCTGGGCATTATGCTGGCCCTGCTGATCGTGGTGACGGCGTACATCCTGATTTGCGTAGCTGCGATGGGCGCACAGCCCGCCGCCGCCTTCAAGGATCAGGAAGCAGGCTTGGCCGTGATTTTGCAGAACGTGATGCAGGCCAAGTGGCCCGCTGTGCTGCTGTCGGCTGGCGCAGTGATTTCAGTCTTCAGCGTCACGTTGGTCACCATTTACGGCCAAACCCGCATCTTGTTTGCCATTGGCCGCGACGGCCTGATTCCCAAAGCGTTCCAGTCCGTAAGTCCCCGCACGTTGGCCCCGGTGGTCAATACGGTGTTCGTGTGCGTCATCGTGGGCCTGATCGGGGGATTCGTCGATTCGGGCTACTTGTGGGACATGGTCAGCATGGGCACACTGGTGGCCTTTTCGCTGGTCTCGGTGGGCGTGATCGTGATGCGTTACAAGGCCCCCAATCTGGAGCGCGGCTTCAAATTGCCCTTTGGCCCGTGGGTCATTCCCGGCCTGAGCGTGGCCGTGTGCCTGTTCATCGTCAAAGACCTGCCCACCGAAACGTACCGCGTCTTTTTCATCTGGATGGCGGTGGCGTTGACGGGCTACTTTGCCTACGGCATCCGGCATTCGCGCTTGGCCCAAGGGAAAAAGCGCCCATGA